A section of the Citrus sinensis cultivar Valencia sweet orange chromosome 8, DVS_A1.0, whole genome shotgun sequence genome encodes:
- the LOC102615233 gene encoding uncharacterized protein LOC102615233 isoform X2, which produces MGKCGSHMMRRRMIMVIHMMIVVMMVKNYAYADTNIIFNPCDDTKVKRLDGFTFGLAFSTKEAFFLDQIQLSPCDSRLALATKNAKLTIFRPKVDEISLLTIDGTNFNPILSGGYVVAFAGRKYAARSAPTLVADSTHTVTNLTLVLEFQQGTLENLYWKSLGCDSCSGETSVCINNTVCAVPNLKCRNHGGPIDCNVGIQLTFSGTDEKRQVLNSWYEVENLRKLSLYDLYSNVAEAVPGHPQ; this is translated from the exons ATGGGTAAATGTGGAAGTCACATGATGAGGAGAAGAATGATCATGGTGATACACATGATGATCGTGGTGATGATGGTGAAGAATTATGCATATGCAGATACGAATATAATCTTTAATCCTTGTGATGATACTAAAGTTAAGAGATTGGATGGTTTCACATTTGGTCTAGCATTTTCAACCAAAGAAGCCTTTTTCTTGGATCAAATTCAACTCTCACCTTGTGATAGTCGCCTTGCCTTGGCCACCAAGAATGCCAAACTCACCATTTTCAGGCCGAAGGTCGACGAGATTTCCCTCCTCACCATCGATGGTACCAATTTCAATCCG ATTTTGTCTGGTGGGTATGTGGTAGCGTTTGCCGGGCGAAAATATGCAGCAAGATCGGCCCCAACATTGGTCGCTGATAGTACTCACACTGTTACCAATCTTACTTTG GTTCTTGAATTTCAGCAGGGTACACTCGAGAACTTGTATTGGAAGAGCTTGGGATGCGATTCGTGTTCAGGGGAAACATCTGTTTGTATCAACAACACAGTCTGTGCGGTGCCAAACCTCAAGTGTCGGAACCATGGGGGTCCAATTGATTGCAATGTAGGTATACAGTTGACATTTTCAGGCACAGACGAGAAGCGACAAGTGCTTAATTCATGGTACGAGGTGGAAAATCTTCGAAAGCTTTCTTTGTATGATCTTTACTCTAACGTTGCTGAAGCTGTACCCGGGCACCCCCAATGA
- the LOC102613867 gene encoding probable N-acetyl-gamma-glutamyl-phosphate reductase, chloroplastic, with translation MSAATFSSLCFSRGCFWKDEAKNSPRVMKGSGKVKISGIRGSATLPTKSLQVEEGKTQKSEKQVRIGLLGASGYTGAEIVRLLANHPYFGIKLMTADRKAGQSIGSVFPHLISQDLPTMVAVKDADFSNVDAVFCCLPHGTTQEIIKGLPKSLKIVDLSADFRLRDVSEYEEWYGQPHIAPDLQKEAVYGLTEILREDIKNARLVANPGCYPTSIQLPLVPLIQANLIQYRNIIIDAKSGVSGAGRGAKEANLYSEIAEGIYSYGVTRHRHVPEIEQGLTGFASSKVTVSFTPHLMPMIRGMQSTIYVEMAPGVTIEDLYQQLKISYEHEEFVKLLEKGVVPRTHNVRGSNYCLMNVFPDRIPGRAIIISVIDNLVKGASGQALQNLNIMLGFPENTGLLYQPLFP, from the exons ATGAGTGCCGCAACTTTCAGTTCACTTTGTTTCTCTCGAGGGTGTTTCTGGAAG gatGAGGCTAAGAATTCTCCAAGGGTGATGAAGGGAAGTGGGAAAGTAAAGATCAGTGGTATAAGAGGTTCTGCGACTTTGCCAACGAAAAGCTTGCAGGTAGAAGAGGGGAAGACTCAAAAGTCTGAAAAGCAAGTCCGCATTGGTCTTCTTGGCGCAAGTGGTTACACTGGTGCAGAG ATTGTACGACTCCTTGCAAACCATCCATACTTTGGCATTAAACTGATGACTGCTGATAGAAAAGCTGGCCAATCAATTGGATCAGTGTTTCCTCATTTGATATCACAG GATTTGCCAACAATGGTTGCTGTCAAGGATGcagatttttcaaatgttgATGCAGTATTTTGTTGTTTGCCTCATGGAACCACTCAG GAAATCATCAAAGGACTTCCGAAGAGTTTAAAGATTGTTGATCTTTCTGCA GACTTTCGATTACGTGATGTTTCTGAGTACGAAGAGTGGTATGGACAACCACATATTGCACCTGATTTGCAG AAAGAAGCTGTGTATGGTTTGACAGAAATTTTGAGGGAAGATATTAAAAATGCACGCCTTGTAGCTAATCCTGGTTGTTACCCAACATCCATTCAACTTCCTCTTGTTCCCTTGATACAG GCTAATTTGATTCAATAtagaaatatcattattgacGCAAAATCTGGCGTGAGTGGAGCAG GACGTGGCGCTAAGGAGGCTAATTTATACTCAGAAATAGCTGAAGGCATTTATTCTTATGGTGTCACAAGGCATCGTCATG TTCCAGAAATTGAACAGGGACTGACTGGTTTTGCAAGTTCAAAAGTAACAGTCAGTTTCACTCCACACCTAATGCCAATG ATCCGAGGCATGCAATCAACTATATACGTTGAAATGGCTCCAGGAGTGACAATTGAGGATTTATACCAGCAATTAAAAATCTCCTATGAG CATGAGGAATTTGTGAAGTTGTTGGAAAAGGGAGTTGTCCCTCGGACTCACAATGTTCGAGGTTCTAATTACTGTTTGATGAATGTCTTTCCTGATCGAATTCCTGGAAGAGCAATAATTATATCAGTT ATTGATAATCTTGTGAAGGGAGCATCAGGTCAAGCTCTTCAAAATCTTAACATAATGCTGGGATTTCCGGAAAATACTGGGCTTCTATATCAGCCCTTGTTTCCttag
- the LOC102614739 gene encoding uncharacterized protein LOC102614739 isoform X1 — translation MGTNPYQSHLVSASTHLHRSSILPLHGLKQVLPYFRASKLRLGANRNGPLWNAKGNICCAMNMAAGQSGDPEKLNLDQLVNRVRKLWDNSPQPVKSFPWNRALENFIQLILDLFMAVVKYLSVPLLAVSSLSEMSYCAHEKKLFLVPVPLLIGMAISDLLRETILDLSPLLKDAEVPWHLIAIGIFFTVIKLPGPYYPYWGRLFIPHFANGALWRTLWFAFLWYRKPKKASEATPSNDSVNTGLSEPNKL, via the exons ATGGGAACCAACCCATATCAGTCTCACTTGGTATCTGCCTCCACTCATCTTCATAGGTCCTCTATATTACCTCTTCATGGACTCAAG cAGGTGTTACCTTATTTTAGAGCCAGTAAGTTAAGACTAGGTGCTAATCGAAATGGGCCCCTATGGAATGCTAAGGGCAATATCTGCTGTGCCATGAACATGGCTGCAGGACAGTCAGGTGATCCTGAAAAGTTAAATTTGGACCAGCTGGTGAACAGGGTAAGAAAATTGTGGGACAATTCTCCTCAGCCTGTGAAATCCTTCCCCTGGAACAGAGCGTTAGAGAACTTCATTCAACTCATACTTGATCTTTTCATGGCGGTTGTCAAATATCTGAGTGTACCTTTATTGGCAGTTTCCTCTCTCAGTGAGATGTCCTATTGTGCACATGAAAAAAAGTTGTTTCTTGTGCCAGTTCCCTTACTCATTGGCATGGCTATTTCCGACCTGTTAAGAGAAACTATTTTGGATCTATCTCCACTTCTcaag GATGCAGAAGTTCCATGGCATCTGATTGCTATTGGGATATTCTTCACTGTGATCAAATTGCCAGGTCCGTACTATCCATATTGGGGACGCTTATTTATTCCTCACTTTGCAAATGGGGCTCTGTGGAGGACTCTGTGGTTTGCTTTTTTGTGGTATAGAAAGCCAAAGAAGGCATCAGAAGCAACACCATCGAATGATTCTGTAAACACTGGCCTTTCTGAACCAAATAAGCTCTGA
- the LOC102614739 gene encoding uncharacterized protein LOC102614739 isoform X2: MGTNPYQSHLVSASTHLHRSSILPLHGLKVLPYFRASKLRLGANRNGPLWNAKGNICCAMNMAAGQSGDPEKLNLDQLVNRVRKLWDNSPQPVKSFPWNRALENFIQLILDLFMAVVKYLSVPLLAVSSLSEMSYCAHEKKLFLVPVPLLIGMAISDLLRETILDLSPLLKDAEVPWHLIAIGIFFTVIKLPGPYYPYWGRLFIPHFANGALWRTLWFAFLWYRKPKKASEATPSNDSVNTGLSEPNKL, from the exons ATGGGAACCAACCCATATCAGTCTCACTTGGTATCTGCCTCCACTCATCTTCATAGGTCCTCTATATTACCTCTTCATGGACTCAAG GTGTTACCTTATTTTAGAGCCAGTAAGTTAAGACTAGGTGCTAATCGAAATGGGCCCCTATGGAATGCTAAGGGCAATATCTGCTGTGCCATGAACATGGCTGCAGGACAGTCAGGTGATCCTGAAAAGTTAAATTTGGACCAGCTGGTGAACAGGGTAAGAAAATTGTGGGACAATTCTCCTCAGCCTGTGAAATCCTTCCCCTGGAACAGAGCGTTAGAGAACTTCATTCAACTCATACTTGATCTTTTCATGGCGGTTGTCAAATATCTGAGTGTACCTTTATTGGCAGTTTCCTCTCTCAGTGAGATGTCCTATTGTGCACATGAAAAAAAGTTGTTTCTTGTGCCAGTTCCCTTACTCATTGGCATGGCTATTTCCGACCTGTTAAGAGAAACTATTTTGGATCTATCTCCACTTCTcaag GATGCAGAAGTTCCATGGCATCTGATTGCTATTGGGATATTCTTCACTGTGATCAAATTGCCAGGTCCGTACTATCCATATTGGGGACGCTTATTTATTCCTCACTTTGCAAATGGGGCTCTGTGGAGGACTCTGTGGTTTGCTTTTTTGTGGTATAGAAAGCCAAAGAAGGCATCAGAAGCAACACCATCGAATGATTCTGTAAACACTGGCCTTTCTGAACCAAATAAGCTCTGA
- the LOC102615233 gene encoding uncharacterized protein LOC102615233 isoform X1, with protein MGKCGSHMMRRRMIMVIHMMIVVMMVKNYAYADTNIIFNPCDDTKVKRLDGFTFGLAFSTKEAFFLDQIQLSPCDSRLALATKNAKLTIFRPKVDEISLLTIDGTNFNPILSGGYVVAFAGRKYAARSAPTLVADSTHTVTNLTLNSIVPQVLEFQQGTLENLYWKSLGCDSCSGETSVCINNTVCAVPNLKCRNHGGPIDCNVGIQLTFSGTDEKRQVLNSWYEVENLRKLSLYDLYSNVAEAVPGHPQ; from the exons ATGGGTAAATGTGGAAGTCACATGATGAGGAGAAGAATGATCATGGTGATACACATGATGATCGTGGTGATGATGGTGAAGAATTATGCATATGCAGATACGAATATAATCTTTAATCCTTGTGATGATACTAAAGTTAAGAGATTGGATGGTTTCACATTTGGTCTAGCATTTTCAACCAAAGAAGCCTTTTTCTTGGATCAAATTCAACTCTCACCTTGTGATAGTCGCCTTGCCTTGGCCACCAAGAATGCCAAACTCACCATTTTCAGGCCGAAGGTCGACGAGATTTCCCTCCTCACCATCGATGGTACCAATTTCAATCCG ATTTTGTCTGGTGGGTATGTGGTAGCGTTTGCCGGGCGAAAATATGCAGCAAGATCGGCCCCAACATTGGTCGCTGATAGTACTCACACTGTTACCAATCTTACTTTG AATTCTATTGTTCCACAGGTTCTTGAATTTCAGCAGGGTACACTCGAGAACTTGTATTGGAAGAGCTTGGGATGCGATTCGTGTTCAGGGGAAACATCTGTTTGTATCAACAACACAGTCTGTGCGGTGCCAAACCTCAAGTGTCGGAACCATGGGGGTCCAATTGATTGCAATGTAGGTATACAGTTGACATTTTCAGGCACAGACGAGAAGCGACAAGTGCTTAATTCATGGTACGAGGTGGAAAATCTTCGAAAGCTTTCTTTGTATGATCTTTACTCTAACGTTGCTGAAGCTGTACCCGGGCACCCCCAATGA
- the LOC102616502 gene encoding B3 domain-containing protein Os01g0723500, whose amino-acid sequence MEKKWENQGDAAPCFYHIILDGKVPQIPQEFLKHISKESSEKATLTVQGSARSWTVKLSETGIGVFLQDGWLKFLRDNSLGDSEFLLFTYDGNTCFSVQIFNKNGCERIVAVSDQIRRNQEFDGFANGTGKDLPSLKSNKPKSMRKKKNLNCMIKSGFNVQASQTRENQDGRPKMKKPAM is encoded by the exons ATGGAGAAGAAATGGGAGAATCAAGGCGATGCAGCGCCATGCTTCTACCATATTATCCTTGACGGAAAAGTTCCT CAAATACCACAAGAATTCTTGAAGCATATATCAAAGGAATCATCTGAAAAGGCAACTCTAACAGTTCAAGGCTCTGCTCGTTCATGGACTGTTAAACTTAGTGAAACTGGCATTGGAGTTTTTCTTCAGGATGGGTGGCTGAAATTTCTCAGAGACAACTCTTTAGGTGACTCTGAGTTTTTACTCTTCACGTATGATGGAAATACGTGTTTCAGCGTTCAAATCTTCAACAAAAATGGGTGTGAAAGAATTGTTGCTGTATCAGATCAGATCAGAAGGAATCAAGAATTTGATGGGTTCGCTAATG GAACAGGTAAAGACCTTCCAAGTCTGAAATCCAATAAGCCTAAATCTATGcggaaaaagaagaacttgAACTGCATGATCAAGAGTGGATTCAACGTTCAAGCAAGCCAAACAAGAGAGAATCAGGATGGAAGACCGAAAATGAAGAAACCTGCCATGTAA